In Candidatus Defluviilinea proxima, a single genomic region encodes these proteins:
- a CDS encoding DMT family transporter, producing MTTKKRSQGIRAALLSALFLGLAPVFGKAAMVPGNFSPYAVVALRTGLAALLLVLIMAVFKRQFLYIYPAGLLGCIMAGVLNGTGSIFYYVGLSKLNASIAQMLYALYPFFVAFWLQLDGQPPSKLTIIRIVVAGFSAFLLTKVEAGNIDLLGVAFMLISALLYALHLPVNQRVLFDVPAPTVTVYTLLAMSAIVIPAYLIFDRTLPPSNASWLPVIGLTAVTFFSRLTLFLGIKNIGGMQTAILGLGELLVAILFSHLILRETLTNYQWAGTAGLGISLLLVWFEKPPTHPLHTKGLLSWLQPPDFPADFYKH from the coding sequence GTGACAACAAAAAAACGAAGCCAAGGAATTAGAGCCGCACTGCTCTCTGCTTTATTTTTAGGCCTTGCGCCTGTATTTGGTAAAGCCGCAATGGTACCGGGAAACTTCTCCCCCTATGCGGTAGTAGCTTTACGTACCGGTTTGGCAGCGCTTCTCCTTGTTCTCATCATGGCGGTTTTCAAAAGGCAATTCCTGTATATCTATCCTGCTGGTTTACTGGGATGTATCATGGCGGGGGTACTCAATGGGACAGGCTCTATTTTCTACTACGTGGGTCTTAGCAAACTAAATGCCAGTATTGCTCAAATGCTCTACGCGCTGTATCCATTTTTCGTAGCCTTCTGGCTGCAATTGGATGGTCAACCTCCCTCGAAGTTAACCATTATCAGGATCGTCGTCGCAGGGTTCTCAGCCTTCTTACTCACCAAAGTGGAAGCAGGTAATATAGACCTTTTGGGTGTGGCGTTTATGTTGATATCCGCCCTGCTTTATGCTTTGCACTTGCCTGTTAATCAACGTGTATTGTTTGACGTCCCTGCGCCAACAGTTACCGTATACACATTGCTCGCCATGAGTGCAATAGTGATCCCCGCCTATTTAATTTTTGATCGGACACTCCCTCCATCGAACGCATCCTGGCTTCCCGTCATTGGCCTAACCGCAGTGACCTTTTTCTCAAGATTGACATTGTTCCTCGGAATAAAGAACATCGGCGGCATGCAGACCGCCATCCTTGGCCTCGGTGAATTACTCGTCGCCATCCTGTTCAGCCATCTTATCCTCCGCGAAACGCTGACCAATTATCAATGGGCCGGCACAGCAGGCCTGGGCATCAGTCTGTTACTCGTCTGGTTCGAAAAACCTCCAACCCATCCGCTTCACACAAAGGGACTGCTAAGCTGGCTCCAACCTCCCGATTTCCCTGCAGATTTTTATAAACACTGA
- a CDS encoding HEAT repeat domain-containing protein yields the protein MTLSEAEKTIMDILDDLQNLVGNRYETVLRLRRADQNVVVELAKRLLEDVDSVKREQGIKSLMLTDNEKNLEIVLPMLNDSNSEVRRIAMFYIIRSEKFLENIEVINRVIKSLREDPRVEVRAEAAEGLRYCKTTPEVISALEYVSMHDYEYDDDGYSAGSVATASLQWIKENGS from the coding sequence GTGACATTATCGGAAGCAGAAAAAACAATTATGGATATTCTCGATGACCTGCAAAACCTAGTAGGAAATCGATATGAAACCGTCTTGAGACTGAGACGGGCAGATCAAAACGTTGTGGTTGAGTTAGCCAAGCGCCTGCTTGAAGATGTTGACTCTGTCAAAAGAGAACAAGGGATTAAAAGTTTAATGTTGACTGATAATGAAAAAAATTTGGAAATCGTCCTGCCTATGCTCAACGACTCCAACTCTGAAGTTCGCCGCATCGCTATGTTTTATATAATAAGAAGCGAAAAATTTCTTGAGAACATCGAGGTCATAAACAGGGTAATCAAATCCTTGCGTGAGGATCCACGAGTTGAAGTACGAGCGGAGGCTGCAGAGGGGTTGAGATATTGCAAAACAACTCCTGAGGTGATTTCGGCCCTGGAATATGTAAGTATGCACGACTATGAATATGATGACGATGGTTATAGTGCTGGTAGTGTTGCGACTGCCTCTCTACAATGGATAAAAGAGAACGGTTCTTAG
- a CDS encoding response regulator transcription factor, whose product MKPNILVVDDEPVARQSLSDILRLEGYSVNSVPNGQAAIEHVRTHPVDLMIVDLRMPGMDGLEVVQVINQVSPETEVILLTAFGTTESAIQALRLRIHDYLLKPAPPSQVVNSVKKGLARRDARLKSRGGTSNGDVVDEGAIELSLKDGTHIDLSRRLIRKKDELIHLTPAEGRLLRVLIENPGRVFTHRELVLLVQGYDTSQREAPEILRPLVSRLRHKLESFPSLSESIVSVRGTGYLYEQEK is encoded by the coding sequence ATGAAACCAAATATTCTTGTTGTTGATGATGAACCTGTAGCCCGTCAATCGCTTTCCGATATTTTGCGGCTCGAGGGGTACTCGGTCAATTCGGTGCCGAACGGACAGGCCGCTATTGAGCACGTCCGCACGCACCCCGTGGACTTGATGATCGTGGACCTGCGTATGCCCGGCATGGACGGCCTGGAAGTGGTGCAGGTGATCAACCAGGTCTCACCGGAGACCGAGGTGATCTTGCTGACGGCGTTCGGCACGACCGAATCGGCCATTCAGGCGTTGCGTTTGCGCATCCATGATTATCTGCTCAAGCCTGCGCCGCCTTCACAGGTGGTGAACAGCGTTAAAAAGGGACTGGCGCGCCGCGATGCGCGTTTGAAATCGCGCGGCGGCACCTCCAATGGCGATGTGGTGGATGAAGGCGCGATCGAGCTTTCTTTGAAAGATGGCACGCACATTGACCTCTCCCGTCGCTTGATCCGCAAGAAGGATGAGTTGATTCACCTGACGCCCGCAGAGGGACGCCTGCTCAGAGTGCTGATCGAAAACCCCGGACGCGTCTTTACACACCGGGAGCTGGTTCTGCTGGTACAGGGCTACGACACATCCCAAAGAGAAGCCCCGGAGATCCTGCGTCCGTTGGTGAGTCGCTTGCGGCATAAGTTGGAGTCATTCCCCTCGCTTTCCGAGAGCATCGTGAGCGTACGAGGGACGGGGTACTTGTACGAGCAGGAGAAGTAA
- a CDS encoding response regulator: MESVSVLVVDDEPGIALLCNRILKRAGYDVLSETNPHKAIEYLQRNRVDLLLVDIRMPEVDGFDVISRAKRAQPDIAVLVMTGFGTVETAIRALRQGVDGLLLKPFEKGDELVSSVEQALTDNRRKRETARAQALRPLFDATEKLFSETDTKTLYDLIVDTICEHLQCTNAAYYQIKEGKVSAIAKRGRILPVEKTNFATHLLSRVDADGNPIIVNATGPGEEEAQSLLADLKLGAAVLIPITRSDMRAVLFAARDAGVTPFRGADLELFHILANQSLVALENARLYADLRAYVRKVEESQEALLRSEKMAAAGRLTASIAHEVNNPLQSVQNCLHLAGREDVPAEKRKEYFDLARVELERLMKTMQRMLDFYRPGSNKMESVDVLELLHHVISLTSQQLGQRHIELITELPKSLPSIFAVNSQIQQIFFNLILNAFDIMPGGGTLKIRAKSVENGVEIQFEDSGPGIPEELRNNIFEPFFSTKDGGTGLGLTVSYNIVTAHGGTLDLVEGSGTGACFRLFLPMGDA; encoded by the coding sequence ATGGAATCAGTATCTGTACTTGTAGTGGACGATGAACCCGGGATCGCGCTTCTTTGTAATCGTATCTTGAAGCGTGCGGGGTATGATGTGCTCTCTGAGACCAACCCGCATAAAGCCATCGAGTATTTACAACGCAACCGCGTGGACTTGTTGCTGGTTGATATTCGCATGCCCGAGGTGGATGGCTTCGATGTGATCTCGCGTGCGAAGCGGGCTCAACCCGATATTGCGGTGCTGGTGATGACTGGCTTCGGCACGGTGGAAACGGCCATTCGCGCGTTACGGCAGGGCGTGGACGGATTGTTGCTCAAGCCGTTCGAAAAAGGTGATGAACTTGTTTCGTCTGTTGAGCAGGCGTTGACCGATAACCGTCGCAAACGCGAGACGGCGCGTGCGCAGGCCTTGCGCCCGTTGTTCGATGCGACCGAAAAATTATTCTCAGAGACTGATACAAAAACGTTATATGACCTGATCGTGGATACGATCTGTGAACATTTGCAATGCACGAATGCCGCGTATTACCAGATCAAAGAGGGCAAGGTTTCTGCCATTGCGAAACGCGGGCGAATCCTCCCTGTGGAAAAAACCAACTTTGCGACCCATCTCTTAAGCCGCGTGGATGCAGATGGGAATCCGATCATTGTGAATGCAACAGGCCCGGGGGAGGAAGAGGCGCAGTCGCTTCTGGCGGACCTCAAGCTTGGCGCGGCGGTCCTGATCCCGATCACACGTTCCGATATGCGAGCCGTCCTGTTTGCGGCACGCGATGCGGGTGTGACGCCGTTCCGTGGGGCAGACCTCGAGTTGTTCCACATCCTTGCGAATCAATCGTTGGTGGCGTTGGAGAATGCGCGTTTGTATGCCGACCTGCGGGCGTATGTGCGCAAGGTGGAAGAGTCGCAGGAGGCGTTGTTGCGTTCTGAGAAGATGGCGGCGGCTGGCAGGTTGACTGCGTCTATCGCGCACGAGGTGAACAACCCGTTGCAATCGGTGCAGAACTGTTTGCATTTGGCGGGGCGTGAAGATGTGCCGGCCGAGAAGCGCAAGGAATATTTCGATCTGGCGCGTGTGGAGCTGGAACGCCTGATGAAGACGATGCAGAGAATGCTCGATTTCTACCGCCCCGGTTCGAACAAAATGGAAAGTGTGGACGTGCTGGAACTTTTGCACCATGTCATCAGCCTGACCTCACAACAATTGGGGCAGAGGCACATCGAGTTGATCACCGAACTGCCGAAATCATTGCCTTCGATCTTTGCGGTGAACAGTCAGATCCAACAGATCTTTTTCAATTTGATCCTGAATGCGTTCGACATCATGCCCGGCGGGGGCACACTGAAGATCCGCGCGAAGAGCGTGGAGAACGGGGTCGAGATCCAGTTCGAAGATTCAGGGCCTGGTATTCCGGAGGAGCTACGCAATAATATTTTTGAACCCTTCTTTAGCACAAAGGACGGCGGCACCGGTTTGGGGCTGACCGTGAGTTACAATATCGTTACCGCGCACGGAGGCACGCTTGACCTTGTCGAAGGCAGTGGGACTGGCGCCTGTTTCCGATTATTCCTACCGATGGGAGATGCATAA
- a CDS encoding GAF domain-containing protein, with product MATTTTSEYQLKEASQLTDAVWSVLVKREAGKWRVVAQYRLGKKLETALIKFLDKAEVDTWLCGALSGGQNRSVSLPAKSAMNAERLSAFPLQGASHVVLVGAGQLDATAQRIWRLAVSGMRADTPSLDSSPSLSVAASLLTPDLDSESPYDLPRAADRALNAFVRLIPVQGGWLAIRRGDSLEVRAQWNASSVVDLHLSIEAHSLLRRMNRNLTPVVVNRGDALWSQIPHKGLKSNSKTWAGIPLLIGQRLIGVVVLWRSSAFKGEEWNRLLDLATQIAPALETLITFAEMAGHLRRLAMLNDFAVTVSTGRSLDQIARRMFALLSRAFGTEMIVLNLLSPEGHVLQEYRLNEGNLVSMIRSVEGHPISSLLASNAKMRLGEVDSSVPLPLYNEAISGLYVPLRFRGQSIGMLSVESKRANAFNSYDESLIVVMGSYLASLADYTRVREEAESRARNLGLIHEVAQQVVGLTDPHQVAELTADLLARYFAYELAVVFIADEFGKLTIGGFGGASQNVVKRAMKSIEYPLIGGLTGHVFETGQGVLVNDVFQDERYTPIKGWQAGSELCVAIRDGSKVLGIIDVESSSRNSFTHNDFMALESLGGILATVITSADQYQQLQETIYQLRETEMEVNARMEAQRLAENRLVQAAKLAAVGEMAAGIAHELNNPLTSVTGFAELVMEDMPKDSPSYADLDLVIREARRARDVVRRLLDFARQSESARANASLNGVVEDVVTLTRHLIHTNGVELTLFMQEDLPWVSMDENQMKQVLLNLVHNALQAMPDGGEMEIKTAELQKVGRDGVMVSVRDNGVGIAPEDQTRIFEPFFTTKADRGGTGLGLSVTYGIISDHGGEIELVSQPGAGSTFTVWLPKG from the coding sequence ATGGCGACTACAACCACAAGCGAGTACCAACTCAAAGAAGCCAGCCAGTTGACCGATGCCGTGTGGTCGGTGTTGGTCAAGCGCGAGGCAGGGAAGTGGCGTGTGGTTGCCCAGTATCGTTTGGGGAAAAAACTGGAAACGGCTCTCATCAAATTTCTAGATAAAGCTGAAGTGGATACATGGTTGTGTGGTGCGTTGAGCGGCGGGCAGAACCGTTCTGTCTCTTTGCCGGCAAAGAGCGCCATGAATGCTGAGCGTCTCTCGGCGTTTCCGTTGCAGGGCGCCTCGCATGTAGTGCTTGTTGGCGCAGGGCAATTGGATGCTACCGCGCAACGGATATGGCGGCTCGCCGTCTCTGGGATGCGGGCCGACACGCCTTCTCTTGACAGTTCTCCATCGCTCTCGGTGGCGGCATCATTGTTGACACCCGATCTGGATTCGGAAAGCCCGTATGACTTGCCGCGCGCGGCTGACCGTGCATTGAACGCCTTTGTCCGCCTCATTCCTGTACAGGGAGGCTGGCTCGCCATTCGACGAGGTGACTCACTCGAGGTGCGGGCTCAATGGAATGCATCTTCGGTTGTGGACCTTCACTTGTCGATTGAAGCGCACTCTCTTTTGCGCCGTATGAATCGCAATCTGACGCCTGTGGTTGTGAATCGAGGCGATGCCTTATGGTCACAGATCCCACATAAAGGTTTGAAATCCAACAGCAAAACTTGGGCAGGGATTCCGCTCCTCATCGGACAACGTTTGATCGGTGTGGTTGTGTTGTGGCGCTCCAGCGCGTTCAAAGGCGAAGAATGGAATCGCCTGCTTGACCTTGCCACACAGATCGCTCCTGCTCTCGAAACCCTGATTACCTTTGCTGAAATGGCGGGACATTTACGCCGTCTTGCCATGTTGAACGACTTTGCCGTGACCGTTTCCACGGGGCGCAGTCTTGATCAGATCGCGCGTCGTATGTTTGCGTTGCTTTCGCGTGCTTTTGGGACGGAAATGATCGTGCTAAACCTGCTATCGCCCGAAGGACATGTCTTGCAGGAATACCGTCTGAATGAGGGCAACCTTGTCTCGATGATCCGTAGCGTGGAGGGCCATCCCATTTCAAGCTTGTTGGCCAGTAATGCAAAAATGCGTTTGGGTGAAGTGGATTCATCTGTTCCATTACCTCTATATAACGAAGCGATATCTGGTCTCTATGTCCCGTTGCGATTTCGTGGTCAGTCAATTGGCATGTTGAGTGTGGAGAGCAAACGCGCCAATGCGTTCAACTCCTATGATGAAAGTTTGATCGTTGTGATGGGAAGTTACCTCGCCAGCCTTGCGGACTATACCCGTGTGCGTGAAGAAGCGGAAAGTCGTGCGCGTAACCTTGGGCTGATCCATGAGGTGGCACAACAAGTTGTGGGCCTCACCGATCCTCATCAAGTAGCGGAGTTGACCGCAGACTTGCTGGCGCGATACTTTGCATATGAATTGGCTGTAGTATTTATTGCAGATGAGTTTGGTAAATTAACCATCGGTGGCTTCGGTGGTGCAAGCCAAAATGTTGTGAAACGCGCGATGAAGTCGATTGAGTATCCCTTGATCGGCGGGTTGACCGGCCACGTCTTCGAAACGGGGCAGGGCGTATTGGTGAATGACGTTTTTCAAGACGAGCGTTATACGCCTATCAAGGGCTGGCAGGCGGGTTCGGAATTGTGTGTAGCCATCCGTGATGGATCCAAAGTGCTGGGTATTATCGATGTGGAAAGTAGTTCGCGCAATTCATTTACGCACAATGATTTTATGGCGCTTGAGTCGTTGGGAGGAATCCTCGCGACAGTCATCACCAGTGCCGATCAGTATCAGCAGTTGCAGGAAACGATCTATCAACTGCGTGAGACTGAAATGGAAGTGAATGCACGCATGGAAGCACAGCGACTCGCTGAGAACCGTCTTGTGCAGGCCGCCAAGCTTGCGGCAGTGGGTGAGATGGCCGCAGGCATTGCGCACGAGTTGAATAATCCGCTTACATCCGTGACGGGTTTTGCCGAACTGGTCATGGAAGATATGCCCAAAGATTCACCGTCCTATGCCGACCTTGACCTTGTAATCCGTGAGGCACGGCGGGCACGTGATGTGGTGCGCAGACTTCTTGATTTTGCGCGACAGAGTGAAAGCGCACGTGCGAATGCATCTTTGAACGGTGTAGTGGAAGATGTGGTTACGCTCACGAGGCACCTGATCCATACAAACGGGGTAGAATTGACGCTATTCATGCAGGAGGATTTGCCCTGGGTGTCGATGGACGAGAATCAGATGAAACAAGTTTTGCTCAACCTTGTGCACAATGCATTACAAGCCATGCCCGACGGCGGCGAAATGGAGATCAAAACTGCTGAGTTACAAAAGGTGGGACGTGATGGCGTGATGGTGTCTGTGCGTGATAACGGTGTGGGCATTGCTCCAGAAGATCAGACACGTATCTTCGAGCCATTCTTTACCACCAAAGCGGACCGTGGCGGCACAGGGTTGGGGCTCTCCGTCACGTATGGGATCATCTCCGATCATGGCGGTGAGATCGAATTGGTCAGCCAGCCCGGAGCAGGTTCGACGTTTACGGTGTGGTTGCCGAAGGGTTAA
- the trmFO gene encoding methylenetetrahydrofolate--tRNA-(uracil(54)-C(5))-methyltransferase (FADH(2)-oxidizing) TrmFO, producing the protein MTDLIVIGGGLAGSEAAWQAAQRGLKVRLYEMRPTLQTGAHQTHDLAELVCSNSLGSNLSDRASGLLKNEARLLGSMLVECAEEAALPAGGALAVDRELFARKVTERIESHPNIEIVREEMKEIPNSLTIIASGPLTSPALSQSIAALSSEEHLFFFDAIAPVIHADSINMQIAYRASRYGTGDQDEGDYINCPFTKEEYYAFVDALIQAERIELRSFEDAIKSGVKAGHFFEGCLPIEIIAERGLDSLAYGPMRPVGLRDPRTEKRPHAVVQLRQDNLAGSLYNLVGFQTNLKFPEQKRVLRMIPGLENAEFLRYGQMHRNTFIASPKLLLPTLQAIQRADLLFAGQVTGVEGYMGNIATGLLAGINAARLFHGEEPLTLPQTTMLGALCHYVTHADLKDFQPMKANFGILPALATKINKRERGKAYAERALEELKLTMDGTRV; encoded by the coding sequence ATGACTGACCTTATTGTTATCGGCGGCGGGCTGGCTGGAAGTGAAGCCGCCTGGCAAGCCGCCCAACGCGGACTCAAAGTCCGACTCTATGAGATGCGTCCCACACTCCAAACCGGAGCGCATCAGACTCACGATTTGGCTGAACTCGTTTGTTCGAATTCTCTTGGCTCCAACCTTTCTGACCGCGCCTCGGGCCTTCTCAAGAACGAAGCGCGTTTACTAGGCTCAATGCTTGTGGAATGTGCTGAGGAAGCCGCATTGCCCGCAGGCGGAGCATTGGCCGTGGATCGTGAACTCTTCGCGCGCAAAGTGACAGAGCGAATCGAAAGCCACCCCAATATCGAGATCGTGCGTGAAGAAATGAAAGAGATCCCCAATTCGCTGACCATCATCGCCAGCGGACCATTGACATCCCCTGCTCTTTCTCAATCCATTGCGGCGTTGAGCAGTGAGGAGCACCTCTTTTTCTTCGATGCGATCGCCCCCGTCATCCACGCGGATTCGATCAACATGCAAATCGCCTACCGTGCATCACGTTACGGCACGGGCGATCAGGATGAAGGCGACTATATCAATTGTCCGTTCACTAAAGAGGAATATTATGCTTTCGTGGATGCACTCATTCAAGCAGAGCGCATCGAGTTACGCTCATTCGAAGATGCGATCAAAAGTGGCGTCAAAGCGGGTCACTTTTTTGAAGGCTGTCTGCCAATTGAGATCATCGCCGAGCGCGGATTGGATTCATTAGCGTATGGCCCCATGCGTCCGGTCGGGTTGCGCGATCCTCGCACAGAGAAACGTCCGCATGCGGTTGTGCAATTGCGGCAAGATAATCTTGCGGGAAGTTTGTATAACCTCGTCGGTTTTCAGACCAACCTCAAATTTCCCGAACAAAAGCGTGTACTTCGCATGATCCCCGGGCTTGAGAATGCAGAATTCCTTCGTTACGGACAAATGCACCGCAACACGTTCATCGCTTCGCCGAAGCTATTGCTCCCCACACTGCAAGCCATTCAACGGGCTGACCTTTTGTTCGCGGGTCAGGTCACAGGTGTGGAAGGATACATGGGCAATATTGCAACAGGTTTGTTGGCTGGCATCAATGCCGCACGATTATTCCACGGCGAAGAGCCGCTCACGCTTCCGCAAACAACCATGCTCGGCGCGTTGTGCCATTATGTCACTCATGCCGATCTGAAAGACTTCCAACCGATGAAAGCAAATTTTGGAATTCTGCCTGCGCTTGCGACAAAGATCAACAAACGTGAACGTGGCAAGGCCTATGCAGAACGCGCGTTGGAAGAGCTAAAACTTACAATGGATGGAACACGAGTTTGA
- a CDS encoding M28 family peptidase — MKNKSIAIYLTIIGSLLVIVASWYIFAFQSQPDDPTFNLFDGERAYEDVKTQVAFGPRTPGSEGHAKVQEWMRKELESAGWQVEIQESEAMGHPIQNIVAKKGDADPQIILGAHYDTRLFADHDPDVANHTKPVPGANDGASGVAVLLELARKLPDDTVPVWLVFFDAEDNGNIEGWDWLLGSREFVKNNPVRPQAVVIIDMIGDADLNIYKERNSNKAITDEIWRTAERTENDTVFIPKEKFSMIDDHTPFLEAGIPAVDIIDFDYPYWHTVQDTPDKVSAQSLQIVGETLQVWVMQQQSSQP, encoded by the coding sequence TTGAAAAACAAATCAATAGCGATCTATCTAACCATCATCGGTTCCCTGCTTGTTATCGTCGCGAGTTGGTACATCTTTGCATTTCAATCTCAACCCGATGACCCTACCTTCAATCTATTCGATGGGGAACGCGCTTACGAGGACGTGAAGACTCAAGTCGCTTTCGGGCCAAGGACGCCCGGGTCGGAGGGTCATGCAAAAGTCCAGGAGTGGATGCGAAAGGAACTTGAGTCCGCTGGCTGGCAAGTGGAGATCCAGGAATCCGAGGCGATGGGACATCCCATACAAAACATCGTTGCTAAAAAAGGTGACGCTGATCCGCAGATCATTTTAGGCGCACATTATGACACGCGTCTATTTGCCGATCATGACCCTGACGTAGCGAATCACACCAAACCTGTGCCAGGTGCCAACGACGGAGCCTCTGGTGTGGCTGTGTTGCTTGAACTCGCACGCAAACTACCTGACGACACAGTGCCCGTCTGGTTGGTGTTTTTCGACGCGGAGGATAACGGCAACATCGAGGGCTGGGACTGGCTTCTCGGCTCGCGTGAATTTGTGAAGAACAACCCAGTGCGTCCACAAGCCGTGGTTATCATAGACATGATCGGTGATGCCGACTTGAACATTTACAAGGAACGCAATTCAAACAAAGCCATTACCGATGAGATCTGGCGCACTGCCGAACGCACGGAAAACGATACTGTGTTCATCCCCAAGGAAAAGTTTTCGATGATCGATGATCACACACCTTTTCTGGAGGCAGGAATCCCCGCTGTCGATATTATCGATTTCGATTATCCTTACTGGCACACTGTGCAGGATACGCCGGATAAGGTCTCTGCACAAAGTTTACAGATCGTGGGAGAAACCCTTCAGGTTTGGGTCATGCAACAACAAAGTAGTCAACCCTGA
- a CDS encoding HAMP domain-containing histidine kinase, whose translation MPRKPATIIPIEKTLAKVRPTWMERVGQELARGMDVRAGFDEQLERFFEVLVKSVTSGDPGWIDTILLDWAKASTETDLQEGLYQVTFILNRMIVLTIEVAKESLTKQQALDLLAAVIPIYTYGLGVVARYEMETRVAHISGEMEKVQKKMERVDKSKSAFISVAAHELKTPITLIDGYASMMDDLIKEGNGVPLDGLLTGMQSGINRLRTIVEDMLDVSMIDNKLLKLNFQPTQIEKILLTLKNDARETIASRRQTLEVVPFEGSRQWIYVDPARITQALRNVIHNAIKYTPDGGTISIDGRTLPGLIEVTIKDNGIGISLENQSVIFEKFGQVGRLNLHSSGKTKFKGAGPGLGLPISKGILEAHGGSIWVESEGYDEEECPGSIFHVLIPIRTEAPETTLAKLFNELEKKD comes from the coding sequence ATGCCTAGAAAACCGGCCACAATCATTCCTATTGAGAAAACGCTTGCCAAAGTGCGCCCTACATGGATGGAACGTGTTGGGCAGGAATTGGCACGCGGCATGGATGTGCGGGCCGGTTTCGATGAACAATTGGAGCGTTTTTTCGAAGTGCTGGTGAAGTCAGTGACCAGCGGAGACCCCGGCTGGATCGACACCATCCTGCTCGATTGGGCAAAGGCGTCCACGGAAACGGACCTGCAGGAGGGGCTGTACCAGGTCACTTTCATTCTCAACCGTATGATCGTGTTGACCATCGAAGTGGCAAAAGAGTCCCTAACCAAACAACAGGCACTCGACCTGTTAGCGGCGGTCATCCCGATCTACACCTATGGGCTGGGCGTTGTGGCGCGGTATGAAATGGAAACACGCGTGGCACACATCTCCGGTGAAATGGAAAAAGTGCAAAAGAAGATGGAACGCGTGGACAAGAGCAAGTCCGCGTTCATTTCGGTGGCGGCACATGAATTAAAGACACCGATCACGCTCATTGACGGGTACGCTTCCATGATGGATGACCTGATCAAGGAAGGCAACGGTGTGCCTTTGGATGGTCTGCTCACCGGTATGCAGTCTGGCATCAACCGCTTGCGGACGATCGTGGAAGATATGCTCGATGTCTCGATGATCGATAACAAACTACTGAAGCTGAACTTCCAGCCGACGCAGATCGAGAAGATCTTGCTAACGCTGAAAAATGATGCAAGGGAAACCATCGCGTCACGGCGTCAGACTCTAGAAGTAGTACCATTTGAAGGAAGCAGACAATGGATCTATGTTGACCCAGCTCGTATCACACAGGCATTACGAAATGTGATCCACAATGCGATCAAATACACGCCCGATGGTGGCACAATCAGCATTGATGGCCGTACATTACCCGGCTTGATAGAAGTGACCATCAAAGACAACGGCATCGGTATTTCGCTTGAAAATCAATCGGTCATCTTTGAAAAGTTCGGGCAGGTAGGTCGCCTTAATCTTCACTCAAGCGGCAAGACCAAATTTAAAGGTGCCGGGCCCGGTTTAGGCTTACCCATCTCAAAAGGCATCCTCGAAGCGCATGGCGGTTCGATCTGGGTTGAATCAGAAGGATACGATGAAGAAGAATGTCCGGGATCGATCTTCCATGTGCTGATCCCCATCCGCACCGAAGCGCCAGAAACGACACTGGCAAAATTGTTCAATGAATTGGAAAAGAAAGATTAG